A genomic region of Oryza glaberrima chromosome 1, OglaRS2, whole genome shotgun sequence contains the following coding sequences:
- the LOC127757312 gene encoding uncharacterized protein LOC127757312 yields MTVAAAAAAAADDAGRPGAAAERLRVMWRVVRAAEALALAVLLSRSLPLLPVAAGAAGAVLRVGASFLLHPCSVFLLANGIVVLLVALSRRDRPSSSSSSSSSSSSSCSDDHDDVHDQFLSFAGAHLPPLPAAITGAAAADQEEGAVFEDKQAVHVTPARAAPRRSRSEKVGRGRRPTRAASPELRRSESERCRRRRRSLSSSSASLADWGVEEDDGGEKEEEEFRRAVEAFIAKQQTRFHREESFVLVAGAGAGDETSAAAAAVEVK; encoded by the coding sequence ATGAcggtcgccgccgcagcagcagcagcagcagacgaTGCCGGAAgaccgggcgccgccgcggagaggCTCCGCGTGATGTGGCGCGTcgtgcgcgcggcggaggcgctggccctggccgtcctcctctcccgctcactccccctcctccccgtcgcggcgggcgcggcgggcgccgTGCTCCGCGTCGGCGCgtccttcctcctccacccgtgctccgtcttcctcctcgccaacGGCATCGTGGTGCTCCTCGTCGCGCTCTCCCGCCGCgaccgcccctcctcctcctcctcctcctcgtcctcttcctcatcatcctgctccgacgaccacgacgacgtCCACGACCAGTTCCTCTCCTTCGCGGGCGCGCatctgccgccgctgcccgccgcgaTCACcggggcggccgcggcggatcAGGAGGAGGGCGCGGTGTTCGAGGACAAGCAGGCGGTGCACGTGACGCCGGCCCGCGCCGCCCCGCGGCGGAGCAGGTCCGAGAAGGTCGGCCGCGGCAGAAGGCCGAcgagggcggcgtcgccggagctGCGCCGGTCGGAGTCGgagcggtgccgccgccgccgccgctccctgtcgtcgtcgtccgcgtcgCTGGCGGACTGGGgcgtggaggaggacgacggcggggagaaggaggaggaggagttccggaGGGCGGTGGAGGCGTTCATCGCGAAGCAGCAGACGCGGTTCCACCGGGAGGAGTCGTTCGTcctggtcgccggcgccggcgccggagacgagacgagtgctgctgctgctgctgttgaagTGAAGTGA